In one window of Candidatus Alcyoniella australis DNA:
- a CDS encoding thiamine pyrophosphate-binding protein, which translates to MKLTGGEIVVEMLIRHHVPFAFGIPGHGCLALADAFVGREERIKLLGVKQEMSGGHAADAYYRVTGQPLCMFTSIGPGALNTAIAAATAFVDSRALLIITGSAHTHMRGKGLLQEVERTQDDDLAQALRPLVKRSFRVSNVALLASTVKRAFQTMLSGRPGPVHIELPMDIQAQTIEVELPEPYVPGTGGISPGDPQLVARAAEMLATAQRPVILAGGGVHIARAYDELAELAHASGAAVVTTMAGKGCFDETDPLYGWHTGSKGTRVGLELTSKADVLLAVGCRFADETSSSYRHGVSFSIPGTKLIQVDLDPAEIGKNYPVDVGILGDMRGVLPAISAKLEGRTIDRSDFHAHVAKLRTQWLDYVRTLVERELEPPTISRLLSELRQALADDAFVVTSSGNTQAQMLQEFPFSVPGTCLTTGGFSAMGWTLPAAIGAKLARPERQVVALLGDGDFLMTMQEMATAIELGTNVVVVLANNRGWLAISDLQMDAFGLERASGTLFTTPDGQRYTPDFAACAQAFGWHSERVARGDQIADAIGRALDAGKPALVEVMVSEQYPYTGSPAVGWWDVPIPEYLGAEKRQAYEQGKKEEKL; encoded by the coding sequence ATGAAACTCACCGGCGGCGAGATTGTAGTCGAGATGTTGATCCGGCACCACGTGCCCTTTGCCTTCGGCATTCCGGGGCACGGCTGCCTGGCGCTGGCCGACGCGTTCGTGGGGCGCGAGGAGCGCATCAAGCTGCTGGGGGTCAAGCAGGAGATGTCTGGCGGCCACGCTGCCGACGCCTATTACCGCGTCACGGGCCAGCCGCTGTGCATGTTCACCTCGATCGGCCCCGGCGCGCTGAACACGGCCATTGCCGCGGCCACGGCCTTTGTGGATTCGCGCGCGCTTTTAATCATCACCGGCTCGGCGCACACGCACATGCGCGGCAAAGGGCTGCTGCAGGAGGTCGAGCGCACGCAGGACGACGACCTGGCCCAGGCGCTGCGGCCGCTGGTAAAACGCTCGTTCCGCGTATCCAACGTGGCGCTGCTGGCCTCGACCGTCAAACGCGCGTTCCAGACCATGCTCAGCGGACGCCCCGGCCCGGTGCACATTGAGCTGCCCATGGACATCCAGGCCCAGACCATCGAGGTCGAGCTGCCCGAGCCCTACGTGCCGGGCACCGGCGGGATCAGCCCCGGCGACCCGCAGCTGGTGGCGCGAGCGGCCGAGATGCTGGCTACGGCGCAGCGTCCGGTGATTTTGGCCGGCGGCGGCGTACACATTGCGCGGGCCTACGACGAGCTGGCCGAGCTGGCCCACGCCTCGGGCGCGGCGGTTGTTACGACCATGGCGGGCAAGGGTTGCTTTGACGAGACCGATCCGCTCTACGGCTGGCACACCGGGTCCAAGGGCACGCGCGTGGGGCTCGAGCTGACCTCCAAGGCCGACGTGCTGCTGGCCGTGGGCTGCCGCTTTGCCGACGAGACCTCCTCCTCCTACCGCCACGGCGTGAGCTTCAGCATTCCCGGCACCAAGCTGATCCAGGTCGACCTCGACCCGGCGGAGATCGGCAAGAACTACCCGGTCGACGTCGGTATCCTGGGCGACATGCGCGGCGTACTGCCCGCGATTAGCGCCAAGCTCGAGGGCCGGACCATCGACCGCAGCGATTTTCACGCACACGTGGCAAAGCTGCGCACCCAGTGGCTCGATTACGTGCGAACGCTTGTGGAGCGCGAGCTCGAGCCGCCGACCATCTCGCGCCTGCTGAGCGAGCTGCGCCAGGCCCTGGCCGACGATGCCTTTGTGGTTACGTCGTCTGGCAACACCCAGGCGCAGATGCTCCAGGAGTTCCCGTTCTCCGTGCCCGGCACCTGCCTGACCACCGGGGGCTTTAGCGCCATGGGCTGGACCCTGCCAGCGGCCATCGGCGCCAAACTGGCGCGGCCCGAGCGCCAGGTGGTGGCGCTGCTGGGTGACGGCGATTTCCTGATGACCATGCAGGAGATGGCCACGGCAATCGAGCTGGGGACCAACGTTGTGGTCGTGCTGGCCAACAACCGCGGATGGTTGGCGATCTCGGATTTGCAGATGGACGCTTTCGGCCTTGAGCGTGCCTCGGGCACGCTGTTTACCACACCCGACGGCCAACGCTACACCCCGGACTTTGCCGCCTGCGCCCAAGCCTTTGGCTGGCACTCCGAACGCGTGGCGCGCGGCGACCAGATCGCCGATGCCATTGGCCGCGCCCTGGACGCGGGCAAACCGGCCCTGGTCGAGGTGATGGTCAGCGAGCAGTACCCCTACACCGGCTCCCCGGCCGTTGGCTGGTGGGACGTGCCGATCCCCGAATACCTCGGCGCCGAAAAACGCCAAGCCTACGAACAGGGCAAAAAAGAAGAGAAGCTGTAG
- the ilvD gene encoding dihydroxy-acid dehydratase, which produces MEKYDIDSAYARALFHACGVGADKFAGLKIGVANSWNELVPGHVHLRGLADLVKSAVRDAGATALEFNTIALCDGICQGRGMHAVLPSREVVAASVELTARAYQFDALVMLCSCDKIVPGMLMAAARLDLPTLFLTGGLMDVGEFGGRVTVASDVKEGIGRAQRGDLSADELRALGEAACPGPGVCNMLGTANTMCTLVEAAGLSLPGNATVAANGEALRDMARRVGELAVELARNGGPTARRHLSAGSLRNLVRTVQASGGSANAVLHLLALARELDDDLSLDDFDRLGADTPLLCKFKPSSELTVSDFGAAGGVSTLLRALGSRIDATVPTIEGHTLAQRAADAPEPDGTIIHAIDDPLEPRGGIVVLRGSLAPHGAVVKESGVDPQMRVHQGPARVADCEEDVTHLLRERLVQPGDVLVVRYEGPRGGPGMRELSLPAAMLVGQGLHTSVAMVTDGRFSGATRGPCVGYICPEAWDCGPLALVRDGDQVRIDLEAKALDLLVDDDEMTRRAKAWQRPAKDRGTGFLRLYADNASSAADGARIETRGEPGDDASE; this is translated from the coding sequence ATGGAAAAGTACGACATCGATTCAGCATACGCCCGCGCACTGTTTCACGCCTGCGGCGTGGGTGCGGACAAGTTCGCCGGGCTGAAGATCGGCGTGGCCAACTCATGGAACGAGCTGGTGCCCGGCCACGTGCATTTGCGCGGCCTGGCCGACCTGGTCAAGTCCGCAGTGCGCGACGCCGGAGCCACGGCGTTGGAGTTCAATACCATCGCGCTGTGCGACGGGATCTGCCAGGGCCGGGGGATGCACGCGGTGCTTCCCTCGCGCGAGGTGGTGGCCGCGTCGGTGGAACTCACGGCCCGCGCCTACCAATTTGACGCACTGGTAATGCTCTGCTCGTGCGACAAGATCGTGCCCGGCATGCTGATGGCCGCGGCGCGGTTGGATCTGCCCACGCTGTTTCTCACCGGCGGATTGATGGATGTCGGAGAATTCGGCGGGCGCGTGACCGTGGCCTCGGACGTCAAGGAGGGGATCGGCCGCGCCCAACGCGGCGATCTGAGCGCTGACGAGCTGCGCGCCCTGGGCGAGGCGGCCTGTCCCGGCCCGGGCGTGTGCAACATGCTGGGAACCGCCAATACGATGTGTACGCTGGTGGAGGCCGCGGGCCTGAGCCTGCCGGGCAACGCCACAGTGGCGGCCAACGGCGAGGCGTTGCGCGACATGGCGCGACGCGTGGGCGAGCTGGCTGTCGAACTGGCGCGCAATGGCGGCCCCACTGCGCGGCGGCATTTGAGCGCGGGCTCGCTGCGCAACTTGGTGCGCACGGTCCAGGCCAGCGGCGGATCGGCCAACGCGGTGCTGCATCTGCTGGCCCTGGCCCGCGAGCTGGACGACGATCTATCGCTGGACGACTTCGACCGATTGGGCGCTGACACGCCTCTGCTGTGCAAATTCAAACCCAGTTCCGAGCTGACTGTAAGCGACTTCGGCGCGGCGGGCGGGGTCTCGACGCTGCTGCGCGCATTGGGTTCGCGCATCGACGCAACGGTTCCGACCATCGAGGGCCACACGTTGGCCCAACGCGCGGCCGATGCGCCCGAGCCCGACGGTACGATCATTCATGCGATCGACGATCCGCTCGAGCCGCGCGGCGGGATCGTGGTGCTGCGCGGCAGCCTTGCGCCGCACGGCGCGGTGGTTAAGGAATCGGGGGTCGATCCGCAAATGCGCGTACATCAGGGACCGGCGCGGGTGGCTGATTGCGAGGAGGACGTCACGCATTTGCTGCGCGAGCGGCTGGTGCAACCCGGCGACGTGCTGGTGGTGCGCTACGAGGGCCCGCGCGGCGGACCGGGCATGCGCGAGCTGAGCCTGCCCGCGGCAATGCTCGTGGGCCAAGGGTTGCACACCTCGGTGGCGATGGTCACCGACGGCCGCTTTTCCGGGGCCACGCGCGGACCGTGCGTGGGCTACATCTGCCCCGAGGCCTGGGATTGCGGACCCCTGGCATTGGTGCGCGACGGCGACCAGGTGCGCATCGACCTCGAGGCCAAGGCCCTGGACCTGCTGGTCGACGACGACGAAATGACGCGCCGCGCCAAAGCCTGGCAGCGGCCCGCCAAAGATCGCGGCACGGGCTTCCTGCGGCTCTACGCCGACAACGCGTCGTCGGCCGCGGACGGCGCGCGGATTGAAACGCGAGGCGAGCCGGGCGATGATGCGTCCGAATAA
- a CDS encoding transposase — MAAAYYMREELRQMWEQDDIPAARAFLESWCERAEASGIRMLIKMAKTIRMHRWGIYAWYEHPISTGPLEGTNNKIKTMQRQAYGFRDKEFFMLKIYALHQMKYALIG, encoded by the coding sequence CTGGCCGCGGCCTATTACATGCGCGAGGAACTGCGCCAAATGTGGGAACAGGACGACATCCCGGCGGCACGGGCGTTTCTCGAATCCTGGTGCGAACGGGCCGAAGCCTCGGGAATCCGAATGCTGATCAAGATGGCCAAAACCATCCGAATGCACCGATGGGGAATCTACGCTTGGTACGAACACCCGATCTCAACCGGGCCGCTCGAAGGAACCAACAACAAAATCAAAACCATGCAAAGGCAAGCGTATGGCTTTCGAGATAAGGAGTTTTTCATGCTGAAAATCTATGCGTTGCATCAGATGAAGTACGCATTAATCGGATGA